In the Ictalurus punctatus breed USDA103 chromosome 7, Coco_2.0, whole genome shotgun sequence genome, one interval contains:
- the c7h22orf39 gene encoding UPF0545 protein C22orf39 homolog: protein MAEVDIRWQYSLAELISAQEEVGGMGDTQLPWRPPRGCDVYWTEFKHCKSLLNRFHHYYTYGTSPVCLQWKDDYEACREWETNRSPHAKESLQKSERNRMSEQKNFPPFWEMRQKPPADWHLPLNDDKLKDS, encoded by the exons ATGGCGGAAGTAGACATTAGGTGGCAGTACAGTCTCGCAGAGCTAATTTCAGCCCAAGAAGAAGTGGGCGGAATGGGAGACACACAGTTACCATGGCGA CCACCACGGGGATGTGATGTCTACTGGACCGAATTCAAACACTGTAAGAGTTTACTCAACCGTTTCCATCACTACTACACGTACGGGACGTCACCCGTCTGCCTCCAGTGGAAAGACGACTATGAAGCATGCAGAGAGTGGGAGACGAACAGGAGTCCACATGCCAAG gagaGTCTTCAGAAAAGTGAGAGAAATCGGATGTCTGAACAGAAGAATTTCCCTCCATTTTGGGAGATGAGACAAAAACCACCAGCTGACTGGCATTTGCCTCTTAATGATGACAAATTAAAAGATTCTTGA
- the LOC108267123 gene encoding tripartite motif-containing protein 16, protein MEKETDMSSDLSSTAPSDVECDVCTGRKRKAEQSCLHCLSSYCENHLDIHNTLHANAKRHKLVLAMGRLNECVCPEHDKLMEVFCRTDQQCICHLCITNKHRAHDIVSIDYEVAEMKFKLGTTQREITDRIKTRESEIQELKQAVEAFKTSARQAVEENDKSFTELIHWIEMRQCEVKEMILTQEEAAMKKAKELLEQLPSDISELKRRDFELQRLERLSQADNGVHFLKGILSTTALSSSSSSPVLFVHPYSSFHLTTEAVSDLIKKMTHLCNLCFSNISEHVKTAEILASPGLKMRNDLLQHASKLTLNPDTAHVSLRLSKENREVTAMHLAQDYTDHPDRFDSRAQILCNEGLQGTPQYWEVEYGGSNWVCMAVSYIGIFRKGKRGPLFGRNPCSWGLRCYYTSFEFWHNNTHISVKHNKRCSRIGVYLDHGKGIMEFYNVSDDMSLIHKAQAKFTEPVYAGFGLAGKGTHIKLCDLEEAMSEKKNVFLL, encoded by the exons atggaaaaagaaacagacatgTCTTCAGATCTCAGCTCTACTGCACCCTCAGATGTAGAGTGTGATGTGTGCACAGGAAGGAAACGTAAAGCAGAGCAGTCCTGTTTACATTGTTTGTCTTCATACTGCGAAAACCATTTGGACATCCACAACACTCTGCATGCGAATGCGAAGAGACACAAACTGGTGCTGGCCATGGGAAGACTCAACGAGTGTGTCTGTCCTGAGCATGACAAACTCATGGAGGTTTTCTGTCGCACAGATCAACAATGCATCTGCCATCTGTGCattacaaataaacacagagctCATGACATCGTCTCGATTGACTATGAGGTGGCGGAAATGAAA TTTAAGCTTGGAACCACACAGAGGGAGATTACTGACAGGATTAAAACCAGAGAGAGTGAAATTCAAGAATTAAAACAAGCAGTCGAGGCTTTCAAG acatcagcaagGCAGGCAGTGGAGGAGAATGACAAGAGCTTTACAGAGCTGATCCATTGGATTGAGATGAGACAGTGTGAAGTGAAGGAGATGATCTTGACTCAGGAGGAAGCTGCCATGAAGAAGGCCAAGGAACTTTTGGAGCAACTGCCATCAGATAtcagtgaactgaagaggagagattTTGAACTACAACGCCTAGAGCGGCTCTCTCAAGCAGATAATGGTGTCCATTTTCTAAAG GGTATTTTGTCCACTACAGCACTgtcttcatcctcatcttccCCTGTCCTCTTCGTCCATCCATACTCCTCTTTTCATCTCACCACTGAAGCGGTCTCGGACCTTATAAAGAAGATGACACATCTTTGCAATTTGTGCTTTTCTAACATCTCTGAACATG TAAAGACAGCAGAAATTCTGGCATCGCCTGGTTTGAAAATGCGGAACGATTTATTGCAGC ATGCTTCCAAGCTCACGCTGAACCCTGACACAGCACATGTGTCTCTCCGCTTGTCCAAAGAGAACAGGGAAGTGACTGCCATGCATCTGGCACAGGATTACACTGACCATCCGGACAGATTTGACTCCAGAGCACAAATCCTTTGCAACGAGGGTCTTCAAGGCACCCCACAGTACTGGGAGGTGGAGTATGGAGGCAGCAACTGGGTGTGCATGGCTGTGTCCTACATTGGAATCTTCAGGAAAGGAAAAAGGGGTCCTCTCTTTGGCAGAAACCCTTGTTCCTGGGGCTTACGCTGTTATTACACTTCCTTTGAATTCTGGCATAATAATACGCATATATCTGTTAAACATAACAAGCGTTGCTCTAGAATAGGAGTGTATCTGGATCATGGAAAAGGTATAATGGAGTTTTACAATGTCTCAGATGATATGAGTCTCATCCATAAGGCCCAGGCCAAGTTTACAGAACCTGTATATGCTGGGTTTGGACTGGCAGGGAAAGGCACTCACATCAAGCTCTGTGATTTGGAGGAGGCCAtgagtgagaaaaaaaatgttttcttactCTAG